One genomic window of Glycine soja cultivar W05 chromosome 9, ASM419377v2, whole genome shotgun sequence includes the following:
- the LOC114368733 gene encoding protein BASIC PENTACYSTEINE2-like: protein MDGDNGLNIRNWGYYEPATSFKSHLGLQLMSSMPEKPLIGGRNAAVLAGTNGAFHHRDIGGMPQATYPMEYMRDAWISQRDKYMNMIPTNHNYGGIPETSSAHQIQMIQAPELPKEEKPVEEAPVIEKENGTRKKRQSSKVPKSPKAKKPKRGPRAPKDESAPAVQRARIPKKTTEIVINGIDMDISSIPIPVCSCTGAPQQCYKWGSGGWQSACCTTGMSVYPLPMSTKRRGARIAGRKMSIGAFKKVLEKLAAEGYNFSNPIDLRTYWAKHGTNKFVTIR from the coding sequence ATGGATGGTGATAATGGCCTTAACATACGTAATTGGGGTTACTATGAACCCGCCACGTCGTTTAAGAGCCACCTGGGGCTGCAACTGATGTCATCCATGCCGGAAAAACCTCTAATTGGAGGGCGCAATGCTGCAGTTTTAGCTGGTACTAATGGGGCATTTCACCATAGGGACATTGGTGGTATGCCCCAAGCTACATACCCTATGGAATACATGAGGGATGCGTGGATTAGTCAGAGAGacaaatatatgaatatgataccTACAAACCATAATTATGGTGGTATTCCGGAGACATCTTCAGCacatcaaattcaaatgattCAAGCACCAGAATTGCCAAAGGAAGAAAAGCCAGTGGAAGAAGCACCTGTCATCGAGAAGGAAAATGGAACTCGGAAGAAAAGACAGAGTTCCAAGGTTCCCAAATCTCCCAAGGCTAAGAAGCCAAAGAGGGGGCCTCGTGCGCCAAAGGATGAGAGTGCTCCTGCAGTTCAACGTGCAAGGATTCCGAAGAAAACTACTGAAATTGTAATAAATGGGATTGATATGGATATTTCTAGCATTCCGATTCCGGTTTGTTCTTGCACCGGGGCACCTCAACAGTGTTATAAATGGGGATCTGGTGGTTGGCAGTCTGCATGTTGCACTACAGGCATGTCGGTATATCCTTTGCCTATGAGTACGAAGCGACGTGGTGCTAGGATAGCTGGAAGGAAAATGAGTATAGGAGCATTTAAGAAAGTGTTAGAGAAACTCGCAGCCGAGGGTTATAACTTTTCTAATCCGATTGATTTGAGGACTTATTGGGCAAAACATGGCACCAACAAGTTTGTCACTATCAGGTAG
- the LOC114368732 gene encoding protein BASIC PENTACYSTEINE2-like yields the protein MDGDNGLNIRNWGYYEPATSFKSHLGLQLMSSMPEKPLIGGRNAAVLAGTNGAFHHRDIGGMPQATYPMEYMRDAWISQRDKYMNMIPTNHNYGGIPETSSAHQIQMIQAPELPKEEKPVEEAPVVEKANGTRKKRQGPKVPKSPRAKKPKRGPRAPKDENAPSVQRARVPKKTTEIVINGIDMDISSIPIPVCSCTGVHQQCYKWGSGGWQSACCTTGMSVYPLPMSTKRRGARIAGRKMSIGAFKKVLEKLAAEGYNFSNPIDLRTYWAKHGTNKFVTIR from the coding sequence ATGGATGGTGATAATGGTCTTAACATACGTAATTGGGGTTACTATGAACCCGCCACGTCGTTCAAGAGCCACCTGGGGCTGCAACTGATGTCATCCATGCCGGAAAAACCTCTAATTGGAGGGCGCAATGCTGCGGTTTTAGCAGGCACTAATGGAGCATTTCACCATAGGGACATTGGTGGTATGCCCCAAGCTACATACCCTATGGAATACATGAGGGATGCATGGATTAGTCAGAGAGacaaatatatgaatatgataccTACAAATCATAACTATGGTGGTATTCCGGAGACATCTTCAGCacatcaaattcaaatgattCAAGCTCCGGAATTGCCAAAGGAAGAAAAGCCAGTGGAAGAAGCACCTGTCGTCGAGAAGGCAAACGGAACTCGTAAGAAAAGACAGGGGCCCAAGGTTCCCAAATCTCCCAGGGCTAAGAAGCCAAAGAGGGGGCCTCGTGCACCAAAGGATGAGAATGCTCCCTCAGTTCAACGTGCAAGGGTTCCAAAGAAAACTACTGAAATTGTAATAAACGGAATTGATATGGATATTTCTAGTATTCCGATTCCTGTTTGTTCATGCACTGGAGTGCACCAACAGTGTTATAAATGGGGCTCTGGCGGTTGGCAGTCTGCATGTTGCACGACAGGGATGTCAGTGTATCCTTTGCCTATGAGTACCAAGCGGCGTGGTGCTAGGATAGCTGGAAGGAAAATGAGTATAGGAGCATTTAAGAAAGTGTTAGAGAAACTTGCAGCTGAGGGTTATAACTTTTCTAATCCGATTGATTTGAGGACTTATTGGGCAAAACATGGCACCAACAAGTTTGTCACCATTAGGTAG